TTTCTCCTGGAAAATATTCCTTAAAGCTTAATGAGTAACCAATATTGAGTTTGTTTGATGGGTTTGCATCCCAAGTAAGATCGTAGATATATGTGGCTTCTTTATTGAACGAATCCCATTTGAAGCCATTGTCGTCGATCTTATTATCGAACAGGTAGCCAAATTGAGCATAGGTGAGGTGCATAGAAGAATTAAGTTTGGGATTGAAAACATGATCCCAGTGTATTCCTGCATTAGCATTTCCCCAGTTAAAAGCGACTTCTCCTTCATTGAATTGAATTTTGTCTTTTCCAAAATACCCGCTCAGATAAAGTCTGTTTTTTTTATTTAATTTATATGATAATCTCGCGTTTAGGTCGTAATAACTCAAAAGATTTGAGTTCACCGCTGGATCGTTTGATAATCTTTGAAAAAGATCAATATAAGATCGTCTTCCTGAAACTAGAAAAGATAGCTTGTCTTTGATAATAGGCCCTTCGATCATCAATCTACTTGCTAGTAATCCGATTCCTCCTTCGGCGGTGAGTGTTTCAAAATTTCCTTCTTTGGTTTTAATATCTACGATTGAAGAAAGCCGGCCTCCATAGGAAGCAGGAATTCCTCCCTTATAAATTTCTGAAGATGAAATTACATCTGCGTTGAATACTGAAAATAAACCAAATAGGTGTGAGGCGTCATAAACTGGCGCATAGTCAAGGTAGATCATATTTTGATCAGCGCTCCCTCCTCTAACAAAAAAGCCAGAAGTGCCCTCCCCAGCGTTGATAATGCCTGGTTGTAGTTGAATATTTTTAATGATATCAACTTCCCCTAATAGTGAAGGGAGTTTTTTGACTTTATCAATGTCGATTTTTATAGTGCTCATTTGAACACTTTCGAAATTATCTGTTAACGCTTCATCTGTGATGACGACTTCATTCAAGGCTTGACTTGATGGATCTAGTGATATGTTCAAGGTTTGATTCTTATTCGCAGTAACTTCTATTTCTTTGCTTTCGAAGCCCATGAAGGAATAAGTTAGATGAAAAGTCATGTCTTTGGGGAGTGTCAAAGAATAATTTCCCCTTTCATCTGTAGCAGTTCCATTTTTAAGTTCTTTAATAAAAATAGTTACTCCTAATAGTGGTTCTTGGTTTGAAGCGTCTATAATATTGCCTTTAATCGTAATGTTCGCGTTTTGACTAAAAAGCATATTGTTGAAGCAAAGCATAAGCAATGCCAAGAGGATAAAGTTTGTTTTCATGGGGAGAAAATCTATTTTTCTAAAATTTACCCCATAAGGATTATCTAAACAAAGAGAACGTTAAATTTTTTTTATATAAAATTATAAAAGGTCTAATGTATATTTAAACTTAGAGCTTTTAATTTTAATTAAAGCTAAATATTAGCACTTTCCCTGTCCAATGTTCTGTATTGGACGGCTTCAGCAATATGCTCCATTTTAATAGATTCAGAGCCAGACAAGTCAGCGATAGTTCTTGAAAGTTTAAGGATTCTATCGTATGCTCTTGCGGAGAAGCCTAATTTGTTCATAGCTGTTTTAAGAAGAAGCTTGCTTGATTGATCTATTTCGCAATATTTTTTTATTAAATGAGAGGGCATCATTGCATTGCAGTGAATGCCTTTTATTTCCTCAAAACGACTATTTTGCATATTTCGGGCTTGTATTACCCTTTCTCTTATTGTGGCACTTGATTCAGAACTTCTATTGGAAGTCATCTCGTCAAATGAAACTGGAGAAACTTCCATATGCATATCTATGCGATCCAAGAGTGGACCAGAAATTCTTGACATTGCTTTTTGGATAGTTTCAGGACTCCAAAAGGAATCATCGCCATCTTTTCCTGCTTGAAAACCATAGGGGGTTGGGTTCATGCTGGCGATAAGCATAAAGTTCGCAGGGAAGTCCACTGATATCTTAGCTCTTGAAATAGTTACTTCTCTATTTTCAAGTGGTTGACGCATTACCTCTAAAGTATTTCTCTTGAACTCCGTTAATTCATCCAAAAAAAGAACTCCATTATGGGCAAGCGAGATTTCTCCTGGTTGGGGAATACTGCCGCCTCCAACTAAAGCAACATCACTGACTGTATGATGAGGTGATCGGAAAGGCCTTTTGGAAATAAGATTTGATTCGCTACTTAATTTTCCTGCAACTGAGTGGATTTTTGTGGTTTCAAGGGCTTCATGCAAAGTAAGTGGTGGCAATATGCTTGGGAGTCTTTTCGCTAACATCGTTTTGCCCGCACCTGGAGGACCTATCATAATGACATTATGTCCACCTGCGGCTGCAATTTCAAGAGCTCTTTTGATGTTTTCCTGCCCTTTTACATCCCCAAAGTCCAAATCCGTTTCTTCGACTTCGCTGTTGAAAATATCTCTTGTGTCACAAGGAAGGGGAGCAATTGTTTTTATGCCATTAAGGTGGCTGATGGCGTCGGAGAGATTTTCAACGCCAATGACTTCCAAATTATTAACGATAGCGGCTTCGCGAGCATTTTCCATCGGAACAATGAATCCTTTGAATCCTTTTTTTCTGGCTTCAATTGCAATCGGCAAAGCTCCTTTGATAGGCCTTAATGTTCCGTCCAAGGCTAATTCTCCCATTATAAGATAATCTTCCAGTTCAGAAGCGGTGATCTGGCTGGAAGCTTTCAATATCGCTAAGGCAATTGGAAGGTCGTATGAAGAGCCTTCTTTGCGTATATCAGCTGGTGCTAGATTGACTACAATTTTATTACGGGGCATAAAAAATCCATTATGCTTGATAGCGGACTCCACTCTTTGCTGGCTTTCTTTTACCGCATTGTCAGGCAAGCCAACCATGAAGAATTTAGCTCCTTGTCCAACACTGGTTTCAATAGTGATTGTCATGGCATTTACGCCAAATACTGCGGCTCCGTAAGTTTTTGATAGCATATTCTTTATTGCTCTTTTGCGCTATTATTTTGATCCTCTGAAGGTTTGGTTAATACTGTGATTTGCTCATTAAGATCGAACATTTTTGCTTTTAGTTGAATTATTTCATTTTCAAGCTTCTTATTGGCTCTTTCTTTATTCTGTTGCTTTAACCAAAACACTCCAAGAACAAGTAGTGATATAATTAAATTAACTACACTTAAAACTTGAAAAAAGTTATAATATTCTAAAATAAAATTGTATACAGTATTGATATTGAAGCTCAAGTATAATATTGTTAGTTGAAAAACTAAAAATATAACTGTAATGCTGATTTTTAAAGCTTTCATTAGTTTGAGGATTAAAGTTTCTCCATTTAACGAAATTTGTGCTGTTTGTGATATTATAAGGATTGCATTTCAATTAGTTTTTTGTAGATGCCATCTTTTTGGATTAATTCCTCGTGTTTGCCCCTTTCTTTGATTTCCCCTCTGTCCATGACAAGAATTTCATCTACGTGCTGAATCGTGCTAAGTCTGTGGGCTATGACTATGGAAGTTCTGTTCTGCATAAGCTTGTTAAGAG
The Aureibacter tunicatorum DNA segment above includes these coding regions:
- a CDS encoding YifB family Mg chelatase-like AAA ATPase — its product is MLSKTYGAAVFGVNAMTITIETSVGQGAKFFMVGLPDNAVKESQQRVESAIKHNGFFMPRNKIVVNLAPADIRKEGSSYDLPIALAILKASSQITASELEDYLIMGELALDGTLRPIKGALPIAIEARKKGFKGFIVPMENAREAAIVNNLEVIGVENLSDAISHLNGIKTIAPLPCDTRDIFNSEVEETDLDFGDVKGQENIKRALEIAAAGGHNVIMIGPPGAGKTMLAKRLPSILPPLTLHEALETTKIHSVAGKLSSESNLISKRPFRSPHHTVSDVALVGGGSIPQPGEISLAHNGVLFLDELTEFKRNTLEVMRQPLENREVTISRAKISVDFPANFMLIASMNPTPYGFQAGKDGDDSFWSPETIQKAMSRISGPLLDRIDMHMEVSPVSFDEMTSNRSSESSATIRERVIQARNMQNSRFEEIKGIHCNAMMPSHLIKKYCEIDQSSKLLLKTAMNKLGFSARAYDRILKLSRTIADLSGSESIKMEHIAEAVQYRTLDRESANI
- a CDS encoding TonB-dependent receptor, coding for MKTNFILLALLMLCFNNMLFSQNANITIKGNIIDASNQEPLLGVTIFIKELKNGTATDERGNYSLTLPKDMTFHLTYSFMGFESKEIEVTANKNQTLNISLDPSSQALNEVVITDEALTDNFESVQMSTIKIDIDKVKKLPSLLGEVDIIKNIQLQPGIINAGEGTSGFFVRGGSADQNMIYLDYAPVYDASHLFGLFSVFNADVISSSEIYKGGIPASYGGRLSSIVDIKTKEGNFETLTAEGGIGLLASRLMIEGPIIKDKLSFLVSGRRSYIDLFQRLSNDPAVNSNLLSYYDLNARLSYKLNKKNRLYLSGYFGKDKIQFNEGEVAFNWGNANAGIHWDHVFNPKLNSSMHLTYAQFGYLFDNKIDDNGFKWDSFNKEATYIYDLTWDANPSNKLNIGYSLSFKEYFPGEISPTGESTNFKNVELERLWAISNNIYVSNNQKINDWLSAQYGARLSIFTNTGSTTIYTYQDPTNNITPIRTGEEHYGQWKSIRTFVNIEPRIALRFLLNNENSIKASYNRMVQYEHLISNSTVPIPFNTWQPSSPYLDPQLADQIALGYFQNFKENTYEASIEVYYKTLESITGFADNADIFFNENLSTEFRQGEAKGYGLELYLKKNKGALTGAASYTLSKATRIIDGVNSSLEFLANYDRRHVFNLNAIYELNEKWTFGGIFTYSTGRPITVSTGKYDIFEYSPDLYSERNNYLLPDFHRLDISATLNPSKNKNRKWKSSWTFAIYNLYNRKNPFTITTRPAEDSDGNIKSDGSREAVMVYLFPILPSVTYNFKF